Proteins from a single region of Vicia villosa cultivar HV-30 ecotype Madison, WI unplaced genomic scaffold, Vvil1.0 ctg.001429F_1_1, whole genome shotgun sequence:
- the LOC131635107 gene encoding uncharacterized protein LOC131635107, which translates to MRGCALSLTTNSIINSIPFLHIDTSHSQHSFPFPSQSLTIHNPTPSTSLSIHYHHPFSPTSIHAQQHQNQQLHDDSVEEEESFQILTSVKTDYNDIMIVETPNSRMLLLDSSHNVHSILYKERKWTNSYWDEFASLPAIVPKGPIAILGLGGGTAAHLMLELWPSLQLEGWEIDDILIDKARDYFGLSDLEKPTEEGGILNVHIGDVFVPSEDLHKRYAGIVVDLFSDGKVLPQLQEVSTWLELRDRLMANGRFMVNCGGIDDVESRVAFGSNDPENLSNDEAWLLNAAMKALSKAFPGQVSWKRMPKKTGENFMALTGVLPDFKSWSANVPSPLSTGVMDWKPCGMVSIV; encoded by the exons TCCCATCTCAATCTCTCACCATTCACAACCCAACACCCTCAACTTCACTTTCTATCCATTATCATCATCCATTCTCTCCAACTTCAATCCATGCCCAACAACACCAGAACCAACAACTACATGATGAtagtgttgaagaagaagaaagcttTCAAATTCTAACATCTGTGAAAACTGATTACAATGATATCATGATTGTGGAAACTCCTAATTCTAGAATGCTTCTCCTTGATTCATCTC atAATGTTCATAGCATTCTTTACAAGGAGCGAAAATGGACGAATTCATACTGG GACGAATTTGCCAGCTTGCCAGCCATTGTTCCAAAAGGCCCTATTGCTATCTTAGGTTTG GGTGGTGGAACTGCTGCTCATCTGATGCTTGAATTATGGCCTTCACTGCAACTTGAAGGATGGGAGATTGATGACATT TTGATCGATAAAGCAAGAGATTACTTTGGTTTATCTGATCTGGAGAAGCCAACAGAAGAGGGTGGCATTCTAAATGTTCATATCGGCGATGTCTTCGTTCCCTCTGAGGATTTGCACAAAAGATATGCAG GAATTGTAGTTGACTTGTTCTCTGATGGAAAAGTTTTGCCTCAACTGCAAGAG GTTAGTACATGGTTGGAATTACGGGATAGATTGATGGCCAATGGTCGTTTTATGGTGAACTGTGGCGGCATTGACGACGTGGAGTCACGTGTTGCATTTGGAAGTAATGATCCAGAAAATTTATCAAATGATGAAGCATGGTTATTAAATGCAGCAATGAAAGCATTATCCAAAGCATTTCCTGGGCAA GTAAGTTGGAAGAGAATGCCGAAGAAAACCGGTGAGAATTTTATGGCACTGACAGGAGTCTTGCCTGATTTTAAATCTTGGTCTGCTAATGTCCCATCTCCATTGAGCACAGGAGTGATGGATTGGAAACCTTGTGGAATGGTTTCTATAGTTTGA